Proteins encoded together in one Entelurus aequoreus isolate RoL-2023_Sb linkage group LG20, RoL_Eaeq_v1.1, whole genome shotgun sequence window:
- the LOC133636273 gene encoding E3 SUMO-protein ligase ZBED1-like, translating into MIAAARILPYEHMPCIAHVIQRSITVSLADSGFVPALAKCRKIVGHFKHSPANLTELNAEQVKLGQQQEPLIQDVPTRWNSTLEMVKRIIPNQAAIKATLDQQQHNLVMLTPAEWDKLQRLETLLEPCRYVTQILGGEAYVSCSVVLPALCHLHRVMETSDEDPAYMIRFKTKFKDDLGSRQEHTNNAWLKIATALDPRFKDLKSVPKADREEVWTKLGGLLRESPGRPSHTTEDGPPKKKMNLLLQLGSDSESDEEVQPDRALHRYRAEPTIEMTDCPLQWWSSHAGAHDKLAPLARKYLATPASSVPCERLFSLAGHIVQKKRSALLSENVDKLVCLSNWLKDE; encoded by the exons atgattgctgcggctcgtattctaccatacgagcatatgccctgtatcgcgcacgtcatacagagaagcatcactgtgagtctcgctgacagcggatttgttcctgcattagccaagtgtcgcaagattgtgggacattttaaacacagcccggcaaacttaacggagctgaatgcagagcaggtgaaactcggacagcagcaggagccactgatccaagacgttccaacgcggtggaattccacacttgaaatggtcaaacgcatcatccccaatcaagcagcaataaaagcaaccctggatcaacagcagcataatctcgtcatgctgacgccagcagaatgggataaactccagagactggagacccttctagagccctgccg gtatgtgactcagatcctgggtggggaggcctacgtctcctgctcagtggtactacctgccctctgccacttacaccgtgtaatggaaacttctgatgaggaccctgcatacatgattagatttaagaccaaattcaaagacgacctaggctcccgccaagaacacaccaacaatgcatggctcaagattgcaaccgcactggacccacgttttaaggacttgaaaagtgtgcccaaggcagacagagaggaggtgtggaccaaacttggaggccttctgcgtgaatcacctggaagaccttcacacactactgaagatgggccacccaagaagaaaatgaaccttcttctacagctgggctcagattcagaatcagatgaagaggtacagcctgacagagccttacacaggtacagagcagagcccaccattgaaatgacggactgtcccttgcagtggtggtcatctcatgcaggagcccatgacaagctggctccgttggctcggaaatatctagccactcctgcatcctcagttccctgtgaaagactcttctcacttgccggtcacattgtgcaaaagaagcggtcagctttactctcagaaaatgtggacaaattggtttgcctcagtaactggctaaaggatgaatag